Proteins encoded in a region of the Anopheles ziemanni chromosome 2, idAnoZiCoDA_A2_x.2, whole genome shotgun sequence genome:
- the LOC131282996 gene encoding 2-oxoglutarate and iron-dependent oxygenase JMJD4 homolog encodes MEEIEIEPPNVSVPISDRYPEEIERISSADLTYAAFFSRYLRPNHPVIITSIANNWECYNKWINRTENTPSTLDVAYLKARLPNVPVPVADCEKQYYNSHEKVELQLHDFLNNWASVEDKETTPTGLRTNRSRYYLKDWHLRSSVPEYCFYQTPPYFASDWLNEYLVEKGIDDYRFVYMGPKGTWTGFHADVFGSYSWSVNVFGQKLWYLLLPGEERKLLDSLNNLPFMITEKLLQEVDVKFYTIRQQPGEAIFVPSGWYHQVLNVEDAISVNHNWFNGCNIGLIWSNLCDALRDVRREIDDCRDMDNFEEHCQLMLKASFGMDFQDFLTIIFYICDKRLASIQRGTKDRQFTTYELGKRHAEFDLKAIQRLLTAIMEGDHLAFSPNLFSNAMNWLNKVKSIEISLQSYDTV; translated from the coding sequence ATGGAAGAAATAGAAATTGAGCCTCCGAACGTCTCCGTTCCCATTTCTGACCGATACCCTGAGGAAATAGAGAGAATTTCCTCGGCTGATTTAACATATGCAGCATTTTTTAGCCGTTACCTTCGACCAAACCATCCCGTGATAATCACATCAATCGCCAACAATTGGGAGTGCTACAACAAGTGGATCAACAGGACAGAAAATACACCTTCAACACTCGATGTAGCCTACTTGAAAGCAAGGCTCCCAAATGTTCCTGTGCCGGTCGCGGATTGCGAAAAGCAGTACTATAATTCTCACGAAAAAGTTGAGCTGCAGTTGCACGACTTCTTAAACAATTGGGCGTCCGTCGAAGATAAAGAAACTACACCAACAGGGCTGCGGACAAATCGAAGCCGATACTATCTCAAAGATTGGCACCTGCGAAGCAGTGTACCGGAATATTGCTTCTACCAAACGCCACCTTACTTTGCTTCCGATTGGCTTAACGAATATCTGGTGGAAAAGGGTATCGATGATTACCGATTCGTTTACATGGGCCCCAAGGGAACCTGGACCGGGTTTCACGCCGACGTGTTTGGATCCTACAGCTGGTCGGTGAACGTTTTCGGACAGAAACTCTGGTACCTTCTTCTGCCGGGTGAGGAACGAAAACTGCTGGACTCGCTGAACAATTTACCGTTTATGATCACAGAAAAATTGCTCCAAGAAGTAGATGTTAAATTCTACACTATCCGACAACAGCCGGGAGAAGCCATTTTTGTTCCTTCCGGGTGGTATCATCAGGTGCTGAATGTTGAGGACGCGATATCCGTTAATCACAACTGGTTCAACGGTTGTAACATTGGGTTGATCTGGAGTAACCTTTGCGATGCACTGCGAGATGTACGGCGTGAGATTGACGACTGTCGTGATATGGATAACTTTGAGGAACATTGCCAGTTAATGTTGAAAGCAAGCTTTGGAATGGACTTCCAAGATTTCCTGACCATTATCTTCTACATCTGTGATAAACGACTAGCAAGTATTCAACGTGGGACAAAAGATAGACAGTTTACTACGTACGAGCTAGGCAAGCGGCACGCGGAATTTGACTTGAAAGCCATCCAACGTCTTTTAACTGCTATAATGGAAGGAGATCATTTAGCTTTCTCTCCTAATCTATTCAGTAACGCTATGAACTGGCTGAACAAAGTGAAGTCAATTGAGATTTCTTTGCAATCATACGATACAGTATAA
- the LOC131282997 gene encoding alpha-methylacyl-CoA racemase, which produces MALKGLNVIEFAGLAPGPLCGMLLADFGATVTRIDMTPRNALDVLQGGKRSLALNLKKHKAIEMVRSLCRRSDVLIEPFRPGVMEKFGLGPSILLQDNPRLIYARLTGFGQTGSHAPRAGHDINYVAISGVLSMLGQKSQKPTPPINLVADFAGGGLMCAFGILAAVVERHRSGKGQIVDHAMVEGAAYVGSWLFRSRNLPVWGNPRGENVLDGGAHFYDTYETKDNKFLSVGAIENRFYRQLLEGLGLDPDLPQFEDDKQRRQLFETKFKSKTRDEWMQIFDEKDACVFPVLELDEVDSYTHNRERQVFVKREEAQDDALVPTPAPKLSRTPAISGALASEKHELEMTEEILAEIGIARDEIFRLYDNGVLLLSNKPKL; this is translated from the exons ATGGCATTAAAAGGATTAAATGTGATTGAATTCGCCGGACTGGCCCCAGGTCCTCTCTGCGGAATGCTGTTGGCCGATTTCGGAGCGACAGTAACGCGGATTGATATG ACTCCACGGAATGCTCTGGATGTGTTACAAGGTGGGAAACGTTCGTTGGCGCTGAATTTGAAGAAACATAAAGCTATCGAAATGGTCCGTTCGTTGTGTCGTCGATCGGACGTGTTGATTGAGCCGTTTCGTCCGGgtgtgatggaaaaatttggACTCGGCCCATCGATCCTCCTGCAGGATAATCCACGCCTAATCTACGCTCGACTAACCGGGTTCGGTCAAACGGGTTCCCATGCCCCCCGTGCTGGGCATGATATAAACTATGTGGCCATTTCTGGAGTACTTTCAATGCTCGGACAGAAATCACAGAAGCCAACGCCACCGATAAACTTGGTGGCGGATTTCGCCGGCGGTGGTCTAATGTGCGCTTTCGGAATTCTAGCCGCCGTGGTGGAAAGGCATCGATCGGGTAAGGGACAGATTGTCGACCATGCAATGGTTGAAGGAGCGGCATACGTAGGAAGTTGGTTGTTTCGGTCCCGTAACCTTCCGGTTTGGGGCAACCCACGAGGGGAAAATGTCCTAGATGGTGGAGCTCACTTTTACGATACGTACGAGACAAAGGATAACAAATTTCTATCCGTTGGTGCCATAGAGAATCGTTTCTATCGACAGCTGCTTGAGGGGCTCGGACTGGATCCCGATTTGCCACAGTTCGAAGACGATAAACAAAGAAGACAACTGTTTGAGACCAAATTTAAATCCAAAACTAGAGATGAATGGATGCAAATATTTGATGAGAAGGATGCCTGCGTCTTTCCAGTGCTGGAGTTGGATGAAGTTGACTCATATACACATAATCGAGAACGTCAGGTTTTCGTAAAACGTGAAGAGGCTCAAGATGATGCGTTGGTTCCGACGCCAGCGCCAAAATTAAGCCGCACACCTGCTATCTCCGGCGCTCTAGCCAGCGAGAAGCATGAGCTGGAAATGACTGAGGAAATATTGGCAGAGATAGGTATTGCAAGAGATGAAATTTTCCGACTGTATGATAAtggtgttttacttttatcaaacaaaccaaagtTGTGA
- the LOC131282970 gene encoding dual specificity protein kinase splA-like, which translates to MGDAKVKQQPFYGAQSHHHHHHHHLHDPSASGTVLKSTGGTASTAPTMTTMAVLDSKHANSALMGGGSPQQSTGKESTMAATNAAGKDKSPASLKYEQLKLRKQELEKRLNEKYSQLQQIKREEAQLIGMYPSDFSCGIGPAGSGENGTGANGGTNGNGTAPTLRRKIGTSFKLPENLLNNKEDDINKLLLEKQIQQQISEASLRLANDSSQPKSVRRTHKQNYEMAQQKLLAINQNLSVLKKRQQQKEQQQQQQQQQQQQQQQLQQQSPEHKPTARDDIDLHKTAQVNRFRSNSNSSSMLMHLSERRNSVKSNTSSNASGSIAGHHHLYQHQQHMLQVQIPAGHYHVQHQQQNPQISPYSIHSGIIPSGSQSMTQAASAAMISQLSMLRHRARTDSFPGIATNYDTTSTTGSAGGEQSLKMSPLSGSGSITSGGNISHQQLQHHHHHHQMGPGPARMNRLVQQQIGVNYSPPPPPSAGATMGNMPGYVLSPTNTPGNGAQAFVYDAKVISRLQANAGGMAGNTNILHSPQGTATGSSSSYLVNDQNYCPNVMVSATPTGSGAGFEHGSHETLTVPSSGGLGGYWMTLESGEKVWCSVDSRQFSSLDRKQQGVHGGSMKLSRTSTKLSDRVKPSGQFTVGTAVKSSSLGNFQEAIGKSSSLDDNEMISVQPDAISVTSGSSEHKKREKVWRETSLDSPVVKHKTLPPVPPSHVGQMSPSSTGSGHFPQSPPYMQPALLGTHSSTAPLHINTNVQGYGGPCSPLLLSPQQMRYYQQRQQQLLEQQRARIKHQQLQQQHHQQHMQQQQQRLMLEEQQQHMNSSSLRQREVTSGGSLQSGLTTVAAEAYNPYHYQQQQQQQQLQPVPPPYHSRHQHPPPPPLPPPNQHHYHHSHQQQLQSRLENSPPAPPQHLDLLPQSYAQQSFPDRSIPPHLSPSSSHHRMGPAAQDGGGYYPHRGQLSSRHPDLVISPTLSQSSSHTLTSATAVVQALPVVGGGLEENGTISPTPSMAAGVGGGQVPSDIQLESPKNMTVVQQGKIMPYKEVTKPFEMSDFYKYSTKYRQKQQQQQQQQQQQQEHQEAGGYSPKENDLETNGSNSGSAGGDGIHKGIYQPPNRSICQPIANNYN; encoded by the coding sequence ATGGGCGATGCGAAAGTGAAACAACAGCCCTTTTACGGCGCACAAtcgcatcatcaccatcaccaccatcatctgCACGATCCATCTGCTTCCGGAACGGTCTTAAAGAGTACGGGTGGTACAGCATCGACAGCTCCAACCATGACGACGATGGCGGTGTTGGATTCAAAGCACGCCAACAGTGCCCTCATGGGCGGTGGAAGCCCGCAGCAATCGACCGGCAAGGAGTCAACAATGGCGGCTACCAATGCGGCaggaaaagacaaaagtcccgCTAGCTTAAAATACGAGCAGCTTAAACTGCGCAAACAGGAACTAGAGAAGCGGCTGAATGAAAAGTATAGTCAACTACAGCAGATCAAGCGCGAGGAAGCGCAGCTCATTGGAATGTACCCGAGCGATTTCAGCTGCGGAATCGGACCAGCCGGTTCGGGCGAGAACGGTACAGGTGCAAATGGTGGAACGAATGGCAACGGGACGGCACCGACATTGCGAAGAAAGATTGGTACCAGCTTCAAGCTGCCGGAAAACCTGCTAAACAACAAAGAGGATGATATCAACAAGCTGTTGCTAGAAAAGCAGATACAGCAGCAAATTTCCGAAGCATCCCTACGGCTTGCGAACGATAGTAGCCAGCCGAAATCCGTCCGTCgcacacataaacaaaactatgAAATGGCCCAGCAAAAGTTGCTGGCAATAAATCAAAACTTAAGTGTGCTCAAAAAACGACAACAGCAAAaagaacaacagcaacaacagcagcagcagcaacaacagcagcaacaacaactgcAACAACAATCGCCGGAACATAAACCAACGGCCAGGGATGACATTGATCTCCATAAAACGGCCCAGGTAAATCGGTTCCGAtcgaacagcaacagcagcagtatgCTTATGCATTTATCCGAGCGACGAAACTCGGTGAAATCAAACACCTCCTCTAACGCATCTGGGAGTATCGCCGGCCATCATCATCTgtatcagcatcagcagcatatGTTACAGGTACAGATCCCCGCTGGACACTACCATgtacagcatcagcagcagaacCCGCAGATATCCCCGTACTCGATACACAGTGGAATCATTCCGTCCGGTTCGCAAAGCATGACCCAGGCTGCATCGGCTGCCATGATTTCACAACTGAGCATGCTGCGACACCGCGCACGAACCGACAGTTTCCCCGGCATTGCCACAAACTATGACACCACATCAACGACTGGTTCGGCTGGTGGAGAGCAGAGTTTGAAAATGTCACCATTAAGCGGAAGCGGAAGCATCACCAGTGGAGGCAACATCAGTCATCAGCAGCTccagcatcatcaccatcaccatcagatGGGGCCGGGCCCTGCGCGGATGAATCGATTGGTGCAGCAGCAGATCGGAGTGAATTACAGTCCTCCACCGCCTCCATCGGCCGGCGCAACGATGGGTAACATGCCAGGATACGTTCTCTCGCCGACCAACACACCCGGTAACGGAGCGCAAGCATTTGTTTACGACGCCAAAGTGATATCGAGACTCCAGGCCAATGCTGGTGGCATGGCAGGAAATACTAACATTCTTCATTCGCCTCAAGGAACAGCAACGGGCTCTTCGTCATCGTATCTGGTGAACGATCAAAACTATTGTCCCAACGTAATGGTATCGGCCACACCAACAGGTTCTGGTGCCGGCTTTGAGCACGGATCGCACGAAACGCTGACAGTGCCATCCAGTGGTGGCTTGGGAGGCTACTGGATGACGTTGGAGAGCGGTGAAAAGGTCTGGTGTTCCGTTGACAGCCGTCAGTTTTCCAGCCTCGACCGAAAGCAGCAAGGTGTGCATGGGGGAAGCATGAAGCTGTCCAGAACGAGCACGAAGCTGAGCGATCGGGTGAAGCCATCGGGCCAGTTTACCGTGGGGACGGCCGTAAAATCGTCTTCGTTGGGCAACTTTCAGGAAGCGATCGGAAAATCTTCCTCGTTAGATGACAACGAGATGATCTCCGTACAGCCAGATGCGATCTCCGTCACCTCCGGTTCGAGTGAGCACAAGAAGAGGGAGAAAGTGTGGCGTGAAACGTCACTCGATAGCCCGGTGGTAAAACATAAGACGCTTCCACCGGTTCCACCTTCACACGTGGGGCAAATGTCACCTTCGTCAACGGGAAGTGGACACTTTCCACAGTCTCCTCCGTACATGCAGCCGGCACTGTTAGGCACTCATTCCTCCACTGCTCCCTTGCACATCAATACGAACGTTCAGGGTTATGGTGGGCCTTGCTCACCGCTACTCTTATCCCCACAGCAGATGCGTTACTATCAGCAGCGACAGCAGCAACTCTTAGAGCAACAGCGGGCACGTATTAAACATCAGCAGctccaacagcagcaccatcagcaacatatgcagcagcaacaacagcggcTAATGTTGGAAGAACAGCAGCAACATATGAACAGTTCATCTTTGAGACAAAGAGAAGTGACCTCAGGAGGCAGTCTGCAATCTGGCTTAACTACGGTAGCTGCGGAAGCTTACAATCCTTATCattatcagcagcagcaacagcagcaacagttgcAACCGGTTCCCCCTCCATATCATTCTCGTCATCAACACCCGCCTCCGCCTCCGTTACCACCACCGAATCAGCATCATTACCATCATTCCCACCAGCAACAGCTACAGAGTCGACTAGAAAATTCACCGCCAGCACCTCCGCAACACCTCGATCTCTTGCCGCAATCGTACGCCCAACAATCGTTTCCCGACCGAAGCATCCCGCCGCATCTTTCACCTTCCTCGTCGCATCATCGTATGGGACCGGCAGCTCAGGACGGCGGCGGTTACTATCCTCATCGGGGGCAACTGTCCTCACGGCACCCGGATCTGGTCATCTCGCCGACGCTCTCCCAGTCGTCCTCGCACACACTCACCTCGGCGACGGCCGTAGTGCAGGCACTTCCGGTCGTTGGAGGAGGGCTGGAGGAGAACGGTACGATCTCACCGACGCCCTCGATGGCCGCGGGTGTTGGCGGCGGACAAGTGCCGTCGGACATTCAGCTGGAATCGCCGAAAAATATGACCGTCGTGCAGCAGGGTAAAATTATGCCCTACAAGGAGGTAACGAAACCGTTCGAGATGTCCGACTTCTACAAATACTCCACCAAGTATCGACaaaagcaacagcagcaacagcagcagcagcaacaacagcaagaaCACCAAGAGGCAGGAGGCTACAGCCCGAAGGAAAATGATCTGGAAACGAACGGATCCAACTCCGGGAGCGCGGGTGGTGATGGCATACATAAAGGTATCTATCAGCCACCGAATCGGTCCATTTGCCAACCGATAGCTAACAACTACAACTAG